The following are from one region of the Stanieria cyanosphaera PCC 7437 genome:
- a CDS encoding 2-hydroxyacid dehydrogenase, with product MSKSKVFITRHLPKIDLEPLHQIAEIEIWTARQPPPYSLLLDKVKEIDGLLCLLTDSIDRELIETGKSLKVISQMAVGYDNIDVAAATAKHIPVGNTPGVLTNATADLTWALLMAIARRIVEAERFVQAGEWKTWEPTLLLGADLQGATLGIIGLGRIGQAVARRARGFDMKVLYYSRRRKNKELEESIGVEYAELDTLLSQADIISLHTSLSPETEHLISDRELQLMKSSAILINTARGAIINQQALYQALINNQIAGAALDVTDPEPIPMDSPLLKLNNIIITPHIGSASYQTRAKMAQMAVDNLIAGLQGTRLPHCVNKEVYQK from the coding sequence ATGTCTAAATCTAAAGTATTTATTACTCGTCATCTTCCCAAGATTGATTTAGAACCATTACATCAGATTGCAGAAATAGAAATTTGGACAGCAAGACAACCACCGCCTTATTCACTATTACTAGATAAAGTTAAAGAAATCGATGGTTTACTATGTTTACTTACCGATTCTATTGATCGAGAACTAATAGAAACAGGCAAATCTTTAAAAGTAATTAGTCAAATGGCAGTAGGTTACGATAATATTGACGTAGCTGCTGCTACTGCTAAACATATTCCTGTTGGTAATACTCCTGGTGTTCTTACTAATGCTACTGCCGATCTTACTTGGGCATTATTAATGGCAATAGCAAGAAGAATCGTAGAGGCAGAAAGATTTGTTCAAGCTGGTGAATGGAAAACTTGGGAACCAACTTTATTACTAGGGGCAGATTTACAGGGAGCTACTTTAGGTATTATTGGTTTAGGAAGAATTGGTCAAGCTGTAGCTCGTCGTGCTAGAGGATTTGACATGAAAGTTCTCTATTACAGTCGACGGCGAAAAAACAAGGAATTAGAAGAATCAATTGGTGTAGAGTACGCAGAATTGGATACTTTATTATCGCAGGCAGACATTATTTCTTTGCATACTTCTTTGTCACCAGAAACTGAACATTTAATTAGCGATCGCGAGCTGCAATTAATGAAGTCTTCTGCCATTCTAATTAATACAGCTAGAGGTGCGATCATAAATCAACAAGCTTTATATCAGGCTTTAATAAATAATCAAATTGCTGGTGCAGCTTTGGATGTTACAGATCCCGAACCAATCCCGATGGATAGTCCTCTTTTAAAACTAAATAATATTATTATTACTCCTCATATTGGCAGTGCTAGTTATCAAACTAGAGCAAAAATGGCACAGATGGCGGTCGATAATTTAATTGCTGGATTACAAGGTACAAGATTGCCTCATTGCGTGAATAAGGAAGTATATCAGAAATAA
- a CDS encoding glycosyltransferase family 4 protein, translating into MLISQVPSKIHLWLPDIFAFKGGIQVYSAFLLQAIQNIYQKKANYSVFLKHDQNFSLNSLYLPDTNFYFAGKIPLSLRTPFFATQLISYGIWQKPDLVIITHLNFTVAAYYLKRLMGIPYIAIAHGVEAWNITNPKIQKALQYADKILAVSNYTRQRLLKEQNLDPIKVSILPNTFDSDRFKIESKPTYLLNRYHLKPDQPVILTVNRLASQESYRGYDRIIEALPYIRQHIPNVHYIIVGKGDDRERLEKLILQQNLQDCITLAGFICDEELPAFYQLCDLFAMPSKLEGFGIVYLEALASGKPVLGGNQDGAIDALCDGELGILVNPDNVKEIATNIINILQKKSNHSLIYQPQQLREKVIQNFGFDKFQQTLANLLEQLLFEVN; encoded by the coding sequence ATGTTAATTTCTCAAGTTCCATCAAAAATTCATTTATGGTTACCTGATATTTTTGCTTTTAAAGGTGGTATTCAAGTTTATTCTGCTTTTTTATTACAAGCTATACAAAATATTTATCAAAAAAAAGCAAATTATAGTGTTTTTCTCAAACATGATCAAAATTTTTCATTAAACAGTTTATATTTACCTGATACTAATTTTTACTTTGCAGGAAAAATTCCTTTATCTTTGCGCACGCCTTTTTTTGCCACGCAATTAATTTCTTATGGTATTTGGCAAAAACCCGATCTAGTAATTATTACTCATCTCAATTTTACTGTTGCAGCTTATTATTTAAAACGCTTGATGGGAATTCCTTATATTGCGATCGCGCATGGGGTAGAAGCTTGGAATATTACTAACCCTAAAATACAAAAAGCTTTACAGTACGCAGATAAAATTTTAGCAGTAAGTAACTACACTAGACAACGGTTATTAAAAGAGCAAAACTTAGACCCCATTAAAGTATCTATCTTACCTAATACTTTTGACAGCGATCGCTTTAAGATTGAATCTAAACCAACTTATTTACTGAATCGCTATCATCTTAAACCCGATCAACCAGTCATACTAACTGTTAATCGTCTTGCGAGTCAAGAATCATATCGGGGATATGACCGTATTATTGAAGCCTTACCTTATATTCGGCAACATATACCTAATGTTCATTATATTATTGTTGGCAAAGGAGATGACCGCGAGCGTTTAGAAAAATTAATCCTTCAACAAAATTTACAAGATTGCATTACCCTAGCTGGGTTTATTTGTGATGAAGAATTACCAGCTTTTTATCAACTCTGCGATTTATTTGCCATGCCCAGTAAACTAGAAGGTTTTGGTATAGTTTATCTTGAAGCCTTAGCCTCTGGAAAACCAGTTTTAGGAGGTAATCAAGATGGTGCGATCGATGCTTTGTGTGATGGAGAATTAGGTATACTAGTAAATCCCGACAATGTAAAAGAAATTGCTACTAATATCATAAACATTTTACAAAAAAAATCTAATCATTCGTTAATCTATCAACCACAACAGTTAAGAGAAAAAGTAATTCAAAATTTTGGTTTTGATAAATTTCAACAAACTTTGGCTAATTTATTAGAACAGTTATTATTTGAAGTAAACTAA
- a CDS encoding acyltransferase family protein — MSSKYIKSFDGLRAIAIILVVLGHAKNTIHIQGSVSQYVTRLIANSNLGVRLFFVLSGYLITMLLLKEIQINKTVNIKSFHQKRAIRIFPVCYFFILIVFILNIICNWNVSLKNFLAAATFTWNYQGLWNHTPWGAGNWFLGHLWTLSLEAQFYLIWPIILGILGIYKSRYFALFIIILLPFIRLASYFLFPAQRGLLGMMFHTAIDSIMVGCYIAIINNYKHDFLKKVLTNIFKHKNIFLGFLVLWLFLISPTLGYMIRGFGISIGITIDAIASGLLIAWLHNNPSTAISKFLGNAILVYIGKISYSLYLWQQLFLTDLNTTFLGQFPYNIGFSFLAAIISYYLIEKPFLKLKPKTQNSIITQQSS, encoded by the coding sequence ATGTCTTCTAAATATATCAAATCTTTTGATGGTCTAAGAGCGATCGCAATTATTTTAGTAGTCTTAGGTCATGCTAAAAATACCATTCATATTCAAGGTAGTGTTAGTCAATATGTAACTAGATTAATAGCTAATAGTAATTTGGGAGTTAGGCTTTTTTTTGTTTTAAGTGGTTATTTAATCACAATGTTACTCTTGAAAGAAATTCAAATTAATAAAACAGTTAATATTAAAAGTTTTCATCAGAAGCGAGCCATTAGAATTTTTCCTGTCTGTTACTTTTTTATTTTAATTGTGTTTATTTTGAATATAATTTGTAATTGGAATGTCAGCTTAAAAAACTTTTTAGCAGCAGCGACTTTTACTTGGAATTATCAAGGTTTATGGAATCATACACCTTGGGGTGCTGGCAACTGGTTTTTGGGACATTTATGGACTCTTTCTTTGGAAGCACAGTTTTATTTAATTTGGCCTATTATTTTAGGAATTTTAGGTATTTATAAAAGTCGTTATTTTGCTTTGTTTATAATTATTTTATTGCCATTTATTAGACTTGCTAGTTACTTTCTATTTCCTGCGCAGAGAGGATTATTAGGAATGATGTTTCATACCGCAATAGATAGTATTATGGTTGGTTGTTATATAGCGATAATCAACAATTATAAACATGATTTTTTGAAAAAAGTTTTGACAAATATTTTTAAACACAAAAATATTTTCCTTGGATTTTTGGTTCTTTGGCTATTTTTAATATCTCCGACTTTGGGCTATATGATTCGAGGATTTGGAATTTCTATAGGAATAACTATAGATGCCATTGCATCTGGATTGTTAATTGCTTGGCTTCATAATAATCCCAGCACAGCTATTAGTAAATTTTTAGGTAATGCAATTCTAGTTTATATAGGAAAAATTTCTTACAGTTTATATTTGTGGCAACAATTGTTTTTAACTGATTTAAATACTACTTTTTTGGGACAGTTTCCTTACAATATAGGATTTAGTTTTTTAGCTGCTATTATTTCTTATTATTTGATTGAAAAACCCTTTTTAAAACTTAAACCTAAAACTCAAAATTCAATAATTACTCAACAATCAAGCTAG
- a CDS encoding WecB/TagA/CpsF family glycosyltransferase: MLAWCDRAAQFGIPIYLYGNKKTTLKKLEYNLHQKFPHIIIAGTHSPPFRTLTAAEEAEDIARIHASGAKVVLVSLGCPKQEEWMARQQGKLQAVMIGVGAAFSFHSGEISQAPRWVMKMGFEWLYRLIKEPTRLWRRYLINNPLFLILLTIQLAKVWFDFTLFHRKLKPDFKKQSSKLI; the protein is encoded by the coding sequence ATGTTAGCTTGGTGCGATCGTGCTGCACAATTTGGCATTCCGATCTATCTATATGGTAATAAAAAAACTACCCTCAAAAAACTTGAATACAATCTTCACCAAAAGTTTCCTCATATAATTATTGCTGGTACTCATTCTCCTCCTTTTCGTACTTTAACCGCAGCAGAAGAAGCGGAAGATATTGCCAGAATTCACGCTTCTGGTGCAAAAGTTGTTTTGGTTAGTTTAGGTTGTCCTAAACAAGAAGAATGGATGGCAAGACAGCAAGGCAAATTACAAGCTGTGATGATTGGAGTTGGTGCAGCGTTTAGTTTCCACAGTGGCGAAATTTCCCAAGCACCGCGTTGGGTGATGAAAATGGGGTTTGAATGGTTATATCGTTTGATTAAAGAACCAACTAGACTCTGGCGTAGATATTTAATTAATAATCCTTTATTCTTAATTTTATTGACTATTCAACTTGCTAAAGTATGGTTTGATTTTACTTTATTTCATAGAAAACTAAAACCAGATTTTAAAAAGCAAAGTTCAAAATTAATTTAA
- a CDS encoding glycosyltransferase family 2 protein — protein sequence MLQQITPLILTYNESLNIERTIQKLTWATKIIVIDSYSTDNTLEILQTYPQVKIFQREFDTHTQQWNYGLEQVKTEWVLSLDADYVLTDQLIKEIKALPPNLAIDSYFTRFKYCVFGHPLRGTILPPRQILFKKEKAIYIDDGHTQLLKINGQFAYLSNYILHDDRKPLTRWLWAQDRYMIIEAKKLLETSTLELSLGDKIRQQKILAPFIIFFYCLILKGGILDGWRGWYYAFQRTLAEILLSIRLIEKNNNLY from the coding sequence ATGCTTCAACAAATAACCCCGTTAATTCTTACTTATAATGAAAGTTTAAATATAGAGCGTACTATTCAAAAATTAACTTGGGCAACCAAAATTATTGTAATAGATAGTTACAGTACAGATAATACTTTAGAGATTCTGCAAACTTATCCTCAAGTAAAAATTTTTCAACGAGAATTTGATACTCATACTCAACAATGGAATTATGGCTTAGAACAAGTCAAAACAGAATGGGTTTTATCGCTTGATGCCGATTATGTTTTAACTGATCAATTGATAAAAGAAATAAAAGCTTTACCACCAAATCTTGCTATAGATAGTTATTTTACTCGATTTAAATATTGTGTTTTTGGTCACCCACTACGAGGAACTATTCTTCCTCCTCGACAAATTTTATTTAAAAAAGAAAAAGCAATTTATATTGACGATGGACATACTCAATTATTAAAAATAAATGGTCAATTTGCTTATCTTTCTAACTATATTCTCCACGATGACCGCAAACCTTTAACTCGCTGGTTATGGGCGCAAGACCGTTATATGATTATTGAAGCAAAAAAATTATTAGAAACTTCGACGTTAGAATTAAGTCTAGGAGATAAAATTCGTCAACAAAAAATACTTGCTCCTTTTATTATTTTCTTTTATTGCTTAATTCTCAAAGGCGGAATTTTAGATGGTTGGAGGGGTTGGTACTATGCTTTCCAACGAACTTTAGCTGAAATTTTACTTTCCATACGTTTAATTGAAAAAAATAATAACTTATACTAA
- a CDS encoding glycosyltransferase, which yields MKVLHIIPSISPVRGGPSQAVLEIVSALCNLDIEAEIVTTNDNGNSLLDVPLCSKTQYQQIPVWFFPRFSPSIHSFREFAFSSQLTSWLWRNITNYDLLHIHAIFSYPSTIAMYIARLKNIPYICRPLGQLCQWSLQQSYQKKQAYLSLIEKANLNGSQVLHFTSEQEKQEAANLNLECPSFILPHGIAIPTQIPEARSKLRHQLQVRENEPIILFLSRLHHKKGLNYLIPALGKVTHQSFTFVLAGNGDAEYEIEIEKMLHQYNIYNRTHRVGFVEGEYKNLLLQGADIFALTSFSENFGIAVLEALGAGIPALVTPGVALSSVLKQERIGYITDLDINAITSSIEYCLNNLPELKHKGDRARQVILEQYTWDKIATKMSKIYQTILNNQNLTNY from the coding sequence ATGAAAGTTTTACATATTATTCCCTCTATCTCGCCTGTAAGAGGAGGTCCTAGTCAAGCTGTTTTAGAAATTGTTAGCGCACTTTGTAACCTAGATATTGAAGCAGAAATTGTTACAACTAACGATAATGGCAATAGTCTTTTAGATGTTCCTTTATGCAGTAAAACCCAATATCAACAAATTCCTGTTTGGTTTTTTCCTCGTTTTTCACCATCAATTCATTCTTTTAGAGAATTTGCTTTTTCTAGTCAATTAACTAGTTGGTTGTGGCGCAATATAACTAATTACGATCTATTGCATATTCATGCTATTTTTTCTTATCCTTCAACAATAGCAATGTATATTGCTCGTCTTAAAAATATTCCTTATATTTGTCGACCTTTAGGTCAATTGTGTCAGTGGTCTTTACAACAAAGTTATCAAAAAAAACAAGCTTATCTTAGTTTAATTGAAAAAGCTAATCTTAATGGCTCACAAGTATTACATTTCACCTCAGAACAAGAAAAGCAAGAAGCAGCTAATCTCAATTTAGAATGTCCTAGTTTTATTCTTCCTCATGGTATAGCTATTCCAACTCAAATACCAGAAGCAAGAAGTAAATTGCGACATCAACTACAAGTAAGAGAAAATGAACCAATTATTTTATTTTTATCTCGATTACATCATAAAAAAGGATTGAATTATTTAATTCCTGCTTTAGGAAAAGTAACTCATCAATCTTTTACTTTTGTTTTAGCTGGAAATGGAGATGCTGAATATGAAATTGAAATAGAAAAAATGTTACATCAATATAATATTTATAATCGAACCCATCGAGTTGGTTTTGTCGAAGGAGAATATAAAAATTTGTTACTACAAGGTGCGGATATTTTTGCTCTTACTTCTTTTTCAGAAAACTTTGGGATTGCAGTTTTAGAAGCTTTAGGAGCAGGAATTCCTGCTTTAGTTACCCCTGGCGTTGCTTTATCCTCTGTGTTAAAACAGGAGCGAATTGGATACATTACGGATTTAGATATCAATGCTATTACTTCATCAATTGAATATTGCTTAAATAATTTACCAGAATTAAAACACAAAGGCGATCGCGCTCGTCAAGTTATTTTAGAACAATATACTTGGGACAAAATAGCTACCAAAATGAGTAAAATATATCAAACTATTCTTAATAATCAAAATTTAACTAATTATTGA
- a CDS encoding glycosyltransferase family 4 protein → MKLAIITSHPIQYYAPWFSYINQNTNLELKVFYLWNFGITETIDLEFKKSIKWDIPLLDGYNYEFVPNVSKNPGTKSIKGLQNPTLLSTVAKYNPDAVMLIGYNYASLYRFIFQWNINQAPLIFRGDSHLLQCPKGWKASFRRKFISLIYSRFAAFLYVGKANYEYFTYHEVKSKQLFFAPHAIDNNRFLQAAEPAKKEAIKWKKELGIPDHNKVILFAGKFNSKKRPLDLLQAYKQANLKDVVLLFVGGGELETELKKQAAEHPNIFFAPFQNQQMMPRTYAIADLFILPSYGYGETWGLAVNEAMCLSCPIIVSNHVGCGQDLVKPYHNGLIFEAGNISDLTKLIKLAFSNSERLKQWSFKSSEIIQQYSYQQTTEGLLKALSHI, encoded by the coding sequence TTGAAACTAGCTATTATTACTTCCCATCCTATTCAATACTATGCTCCGTGGTTTAGTTATATTAACCAAAACACTAACCTAGAGTTAAAAGTTTTTTATCTCTGGAATTTTGGAATAACAGAAACAATTGACCTAGAATTTAAAAAATCTATTAAATGGGATATTCCTTTGTTAGATGGATACAATTATGAATTTGTACCGAATGTAAGTAAAAATCCAGGAACAAAAAGTATTAAAGGATTACAAAACCCTACTTTATTATCAACAGTTGCTAAATATAATCCAGACGCAGTAATGTTAATCGGTTATAATTATGCAAGTCTTTATCGTTTTATCTTCCAGTGGAATATTAATCAAGCACCTTTAATATTTAGAGGTGATTCTCATTTATTACAATGTCCAAAAGGATGGAAAGCTTCTTTTAGACGTAAATTTATTTCATTAATATATAGTCGCTTTGCTGCTTTTTTATATGTAGGAAAAGCCAACTATGAATATTTTACTTATCATGAAGTCAAATCGAAGCAGTTATTTTTTGCACCTCACGCTATAGATAATAATAGATTTTTACAAGCAGCAGAGCCAGCTAAAAAAGAAGCTATTAAATGGAAAAAAGAATTAGGTATTCCCGATCATAACAAAGTTATTTTATTCGCAGGTAAATTTAATTCTAAAAAACGTCCTCTTGATTTACTTCAAGCTTATAAACAAGCAAATTTAAAAGATGTTGTTCTTTTATTTGTAGGAGGAGGAGAATTAGAAACTGAGCTAAAAAAACAAGCAGCAGAGCATCCTAATATTTTCTTTGCACCTTTTCAAAATCAGCAGATGATGCCTCGCACTTATGCTATAGCAGATTTATTTATTTTACCTAGTTATGGTTACGGTGAAACGTGGGGTTTAGCTGTTAATGAAGCTATGTGTTTATCCTGCCCTATTATTGTTAGTAATCATGTAGGCTGTGGACAAGATTTAGTAAAACCTTATCACAATGGTCTAATATTTGAAGCAGGAAATATATCTGATTTAACTAAATTAATAAAACTTGCTTTTTCTAATTCGGAAAGGTTAAAACAGTGGAGTTTTAAAAGCAGTGAAATAATTCAGCAGTATAGTTATCAACAAACGACAGAAGGATTACTTAAAGCTCTTAGTCATATTTAA
- a CDS encoding 3'-5' exonuclease — MVNLENYQYFLIVDLEATCCDRKTIPRHQMEIIEIGAVIIEAKELNIISEFQTFIKPIRHPILTNFCQQLTSITQKQIDSALNYSQAIAVFKEWLYAYSNFIFGSWGDYDRKQFEQDCQFHQVAYPIASKHINLKKLFSTNQELKSTYGMKQALQLAKIELEGTHHRGIDDARNIAKLMPYILARKKIE, encoded by the coding sequence ATGGTTAACTTAGAAAACTATCAATATTTTCTGATTGTCGATCTTGAAGCTACTTGTTGTGACCGCAAAACCATACCTCGCCATCAAATGGAAATTATTGAAATTGGAGCGGTAATAATTGAAGCTAAAGAGCTTAATATTATTAGTGAGTTTCAAACTTTTATTAAGCCAATCCGTCATCCAATCTTAACAAATTTTTGTCAACAGCTAACTAGTATTACTCAAAAACAAATAGATTCTGCACTTAATTATTCTCAAGCGATCGCTGTATTTAAAGAATGGTTATATGCCTATTCTAATTTTATTTTTGGTTCTTGGGGCGATTATGACCGCAAACAATTTGAACAAGATTGTCAATTTCATCAAGTAGCTTATCCTATAGCTAGTAAACATATTAATCTTAAAAAACTTTTTTCTACTAATCAAGAATTAAAAAGTACATACGGGATGAAACAAGCTTTGCAACTAGCTAAGATTGAATTAGAAGGGACTCATCATCGAGGTATTGACGATGCTAGAAATATTGCTAAGTTAATGCCCTATATTCTCGCCAGAAAAAAAATAGAGTGA
- a CDS encoding alpha/beta hydrolase — translation MTNSLLFIIVLCLSLLSEITYAKPGYSADTIKLVYGPFNCSLSVDALETYANTGEITQELRLYTKFLDEDTLVQLRDWLQKRFNSNHVKLSRFTNTPQGEKLLKELGQVVQTHSERNGFYALRSALVEAAAQPEGWTIIDAIRQFPTDSLQINTKDLFQLKDFWQESSQVF, via the coding sequence TTGACTAATAGTTTACTGTTCATAATTGTTTTATGTTTAAGTTTATTATCAGAAATTACTTATGCTAAACCAGGATACAGTGCTGACACAATCAAACTAGTTTATGGACCCTTCAATTGCTCTCTTTCCGTTGATGCTTTAGAAACTTATGCTAATACAGGAGAAATTACGCAAGAGTTACGTTTATATACTAAGTTTTTAGATGAAGATACGTTAGTCCAGTTACGTGATTGGCTACAAAAAAGATTTAATTCTAATCACGTTAAACTATCTCGCTTTACTAATACTCCTCAAGGAGAAAAATTATTAAAAGAATTAGGTCAAGTTGTCCAAACTCATTCTGAACGAAATGGTTTTTACGCTCTACGTTCTGCTTTAGTAGAAGCTGCTGCTCAACCAGAAGGTTGGACAATTATTGATGCAATTAGACAATTTCCTACAGATAGTCTTCAGATTAATACTAAAGATTTATTTCAACTAAAAGACTTTTGGCAAGAATCTAGTCAAGTTTTTTAG
- a CDS encoding TMEM199/VMA12 family protein — MTSQFLDFNQTQSLSLQFSAQQKSLFLKGFWIFSALSFFLIITAKVDLLSIFGALIIAVAALYPSYLWCCDRAKGLPLFPLLAINYLFTHSFPLIAKNVNVQEYSPTAHFISSLIVASFLVVATFTWLSYVQTSRIDSTKVKEFSKKNIFPFFISILILTIIYQITFSSGFLWSILPSSIVSTIRVITSSLAFFAVIIISNLLGKNSLKKNQAYLFLVTLTILIFVSGTSLYLNIPGFYVLFASLGWMLGSGKIPWRLLLISFLIIAFLNIGKGATRHYYWSLRNSGVKPSEYIRVYQNWINNSLKEIQQPAENILPENMVEKKTKDNSLINRSSVIQMLLKIQTETGTEKPYLWGKTYFIIPQLLIPRILNPNKIRGGEANHILSVYYGLQNYRQTITTSIGWGLLQEAYANFGWLGCMGLGVFLGNLYGWVTRWSMNTSSLSFRFLVSLIFVTLAFKVEVTMGIFISVIFQSLIILSAIRIFLMKTSFNNNSVT; from the coding sequence TAATCATTACGGCTAAAGTAGATTTACTGAGTATTTTCGGAGCATTAATAATTGCAGTAGCAGCACTTTATCCTAGTTATTTATGGTGTTGCGATCGCGCTAAAGGATTACCTTTATTTCCTTTATTGGCAATCAATTATTTATTTACTCACAGCTTTCCTTTAATTGCTAAAAATGTTAATGTTCAAGAGTATTCTCCGACAGCACATTTTATTTCATCTTTAATAGTTGCCAGTTTTTTAGTAGTAGCAACTTTTACTTGGCTATCTTATGTTCAAACCAGTAGGATAGATTCAACCAAAGTTAAAGAATTTAGTAAAAAGAACATCTTTCCTTTTTTTATTAGTATTTTGATTCTTACTATTATCTATCAAATTACTTTTAGTTCTGGTTTTTTATGGTCTATATTACCTAGCTCAATTGTATCGACGATAAGAGTAATCACAAGTAGTTTAGCTTTTTTTGCTGTAATCATTATTAGTAATCTACTGGGAAAAAATTCACTTAAAAAAAATCAAGCTTATTTATTCTTAGTTACATTAACAATATTAATATTTGTATCAGGTACATCTTTGTATCTAAATATTCCTGGATTTTATGTACTATTTGCTAGCCTAGGTTGGATGTTAGGTTCGGGAAAAATTCCGTGGCGTTTGTTACTTATATCTTTTTTAATTATAGCATTTTTAAATATTGGGAAAGGAGCTACTCGTCATTACTATTGGAGTCTTCGTAATTCAGGAGTTAAACCTTCAGAATATATTCGAGTATATCAAAATTGGATTAATAATTCTTTAAAAGAGATACAACAACCTGCTGAAAATATTTTGCCTGAAAATATGGTTGAAAAGAAAACTAAAGATAATAGTTTGATTAATCGCTCTAGTGTGATTCAAATGCTCCTCAAAATTCAAACTGAAACTGGTACAGAAAAACCATATTTGTGGGGTAAAACTTATTTTATTATTCCTCAACTATTAATACCTCGAATTCTAAATCCCAATAAGATTCGTGGTGGAGAAGCCAACCATATCTTAAGTGTTTATTATGGATTGCAAAATTATCGACAAACTATTACAACTTCTATTGGTTGGGGATTATTACAAGAAGCCTATGCAAATTTTGGTTGGTTAGGTTGTATGGGACTAGGAGTGTTTTTGGGTAATTTATATGGTTGGGTTACTCGGTGGTCAATGAATACTTCTAGCTTATCATTTCGCTTTTTAGTATCTTTAATTTTTGTAACTTTAGCTTTTAAAGTAGAGGTTACTATGGGAATTTTTATTTCTGTAATTTTTCAGAGCCTCATAATTTTATCAGCCATACGAATATTTTTAATGAAGACTAGTTTTAATAATAATTCTGTAACTTGA
- a CDS encoding sulfotransferase family protein, which yields MLLPNFIFAGAPKSASSTLFEYIKQHPDIYMCPIKEPFFFDFNYEKGIDWYQSLFSNYQGEKIIGEATVWYMRWKSVPQRIYQTIPNSKFLFVLRNPIERAFSNYQMDLFGGKYTLDQTFGYVIRNEFKDSSIDRTIVSSGFYYEQLKRFEEYFDPSNFLIILYEDLKNDLRAVEKKIYEFLDVDSNFQAINPDNRMIGRCLKNEKLLIKLSQLPGFNKIWQKHRQFRKLFIYENSTINKQKIATMSKEDREYLNFVYAKHNDLLSKYINQDLSHWQ from the coding sequence ATGCTTTTACCGAATTTTATTTTTGCAGGCGCACCTAAATCTGCTTCTAGTACTTTATTTGAATATATTAAACAGCATCCTGATATTTATATGTGTCCAATCAAAGAACCTTTTTTCTTTGACTTTAACTATGAAAAAGGAATTGATTGGTATCAAAGTTTATTTAGTAACTATCAAGGAGAAAAAATTATTGGAGAAGCTACAGTGTGGTATATGAGATGGAAAAGTGTACCTCAACGTATATATCAAACTATTCCTAATTCAAAATTTCTTTTTGTTTTGCGAAATCCTATTGAGCGAGCTTTTTCCAATTATCAAATGGATCTTTTCGGAGGCAAATATACTTTAGATCAAACTTTTGGTTATGTAATCCGCAATGAATTTAAAGATTCAAGTATTGATCGTACCATAGTAAGTTCAGGCTTTTATTACGAACAGCTTAAGAGATTTGAAGAGTACTTTGATCCCAGTAATTTTCTAATTATTTTATACGAAGATTTGAAAAATGATCTTCGTGCAGTTGAGAAAAAAATTTATGAATTTTTAGATGTTGATTCTAATTTTCAAGCAATAAATCCTGATAACCGCATGATTGGTCGTTGTTTAAAAAATGAAAAACTTTTAATTAAATTATCTCAATTACCTGGTTTTAATAAAATTTGGCAGAAACATCGTCAGTTTAGAAAATTATTTATCTACGAAAATTCTACAATTAATAAGCAAAAAATTGCAACTATGAGCAAGGAAGATCGTGAATATCTAAATTTTGTTTATGCCAAACATAATGATTTGCTTAGTAAATATATAAATCAAGATTTAAGTCATTGGCAATAA